In the Grimontia kaedaensis genome, one interval contains:
- the mltG gene encoding endolytic transglycosylase MltG has product MIKKLALIVLFLALAAAGGAYWAYTQIENYVNSDIKPTEALLVNVPEGSNYHSFTRKLVSDGVIDASQWSRWAAKTHPELTKLKAGTFQVQPGISLAELFALVRSGKEHQFTITFVEGSTFKEWREQLAETDYLTHDTAELTEAQIAEKLGLEGEKVEGLLLPETYHYVAGQSELSILKRASTQLQAVLDEAWGSRQEGLPIKSAYDLLTLASIIEKETAVDKERGKVASVFVNRLNKRMRLQTDPTVIYGMGDSYDGNIRKKDLRTPTPYNTYVIFGLPPTPIAMPGKASIIAAANPADTPYFYFVADGYGGHTFSKTLAQHNRAVREYLKVLRSQ; this is encoded by the coding sequence GTGATTAAGAAACTTGCGCTGATTGTATTGTTTTTAGCGCTGGCGGCTGCCGGCGGCGCATACTGGGCTTATACCCAAATTGAAAATTACGTTAACAGTGATATTAAACCGACGGAAGCCTTGTTGGTGAATGTACCTGAAGGATCAAACTATCACTCGTTCACTCGCAAACTGGTGTCAGATGGCGTTATTGATGCTTCTCAATGGTCGCGTTGGGCAGCGAAAACCCATCCGGAATTGACCAAACTGAAAGCGGGCACTTTTCAGGTTCAGCCTGGTATCAGTCTTGCTGAGCTTTTTGCTTTAGTGCGTTCTGGCAAAGAACACCAGTTCACCATTACCTTTGTCGAGGGCAGTACCTTTAAAGAGTGGCGTGAGCAACTGGCGGAAACAGATTACCTGACCCATGACACTGCCGAACTGACTGAAGCACAAATAGCAGAAAAACTGGGGTTGGAAGGTGAGAAAGTAGAAGGTCTGCTTTTACCTGAGACCTATCATTATGTGGCTGGCCAAAGTGAGCTTTCCATCCTGAAACGTGCCTCGACCCAGTTACAAGCTGTACTGGATGAAGCTTGGGGTTCGCGTCAGGAAGGGTTACCCATCAAGTCGGCTTACGATTTGTTGACGCTCGCTTCTATTATCGAGAAAGAAACCGCGGTTGATAAAGAGCGTGGCAAAGTCGCTTCTGTTTTTGTTAATCGCCTAAACAAAAGAATGCGTCTGCAAACTGACCCAACGGTCATCTATGGCATGGGTGACAGCTATGACGGCAACATTCGTAAGAAAGATTTACGCACGCCAACGCCATACAACACCTACGTGATTTTTGGCTTGCCACCGACGCCAATCGCAATGCCGGGTAAAGCGTCTATCATTGCTGCAGCAAACCCTGCTGATACACCTTATTTCTATTTTGTGGCCGACGGTTATGGTGGCCACACGTTTTCCAAAACACTCGCACAGCATAACCGTGCAGTGAGAGAGTATTTAAAAGTATTAAGAAGCCAATGA
- the fabD gene encoding ACP S-malonyltransferase, protein MSNFAVVFPGQGSQAVGMLAELGEKFAIVKETFAEASEALGYDLWALVQDGPAEDLNQTNRTQPALLTASVAIWRVWQQEGGAQPSVMAGHSLGEYSALVCAGVIDFKEAVKLVELRGELMQEAVPAGVGAMSAIIGLDNDAIAKACEEAAEGQVVSPVNFNSPGQVVIAGNKEAVERANALCKAAGAKRALPLPVSVPSHCALMKPAADKLAVALDDLTFSAPSIPVINNVDVATETDPAAIKEALVRQLHGPVRWTEGCEKMANEGIELLLEMGPGKVLTGLAKRIDKRLSAAAVNDSASLEAAK, encoded by the coding sequence ATGTCTAACTTTGCTGTGGTTTTCCCTGGTCAGGGTTCACAAGCCGTGGGCATGTTGGCAGAACTGGGTGAAAAGTTCGCCATCGTTAAAGAAACGTTTGCTGAAGCGTCTGAAGCGCTGGGTTATGATCTTTGGGCTTTGGTTCAAGATGGTCCAGCAGAAGATTTGAATCAAACCAACCGTACTCAACCTGCATTGCTGACGGCTTCTGTCGCCATCTGGCGCGTTTGGCAACAAGAAGGTGGCGCGCAGCCCTCAGTGATGGCGGGTCACAGCCTCGGTGAATACTCCGCGTTGGTTTGTGCCGGCGTTATCGATTTCAAAGAAGCCGTTAAGCTGGTTGAACTGCGTGGCGAACTCATGCAAGAAGCCGTTCCAGCTGGTGTTGGCGCAATGTCTGCGATCATTGGTTTAGATAACGACGCTATCGCGAAAGCGTGTGAAGAAGCGGCAGAAGGGCAGGTAGTTTCTCCGGTTAACTTCAACTCACCTGGCCAGGTCGTTATTGCAGGTAATAAAGAAGCAGTTGAGCGAGCAAATGCACTGTGTAAAGCCGCGGGTGCAAAACGTGCGCTACCGCTACCAGTGTCTGTACCTTCACACTGCGCATTGATGAAACCTGCAGCAGACAAACTGGCTGTTGCACTGGATGATCTGACATTCTCTGCACCTTCAATTCCTGTCATTAACAACGTTGACGTAGCGACTGAAACTGATCCTGCAGCGATCAAAGAAGCGTTAGTTCGTCAACTACACGGCCCAGTTCGCTGGACCGAAGGTTGCGAAAAAATGGCAAATGAAGGCATAGAACTGCTACTGGAAATGGGCCCAGGTAAAGTACTGACGGGTCTTGCTAAGCGTATCGACAAGCGTTTGAGTGCAGCGGCAGTTAACGATTCAGCTTCTCTGGAAGCAGCTAAGTAA
- the holB gene encoding DNA polymerase III subunit delta', whose protein sequence is MQAKLYPWHQEIWQNWQQLLGQDRLHHALLLSAPKGSGKIELAAILAKTILCKNGVTEPCGMCHSCQLFDADTHPDFHWLKPESEGKQLGVDAVRAGNQYAWETSQLGGQRVILIQNADRMGEAAANALLKTLEEPPSHCHFILLSQSMDTMLPTVVSRCNKWKPKLPEETVVKRWVEGELFESVPLQVLRINRGAPLAAKAFIEDGSVGKHKALVDAFADFVSKKQGLFSVTDLIVKAQQEGLQWLSFLMLDIIKVQQGSEEAIVHCDDMKTVQNLASALPQAKVMSQLMALNRLKAELSKHTGLNSELLISRWLSEFTAS, encoded by the coding sequence ATGCAGGCTAAGCTCTATCCTTGGCATCAGGAAATCTGGCAAAACTGGCAGCAATTGCTCGGTCAGGATCGCTTGCATCACGCTCTGCTTCTCAGCGCACCAAAAGGAAGTGGCAAGATTGAACTTGCCGCCATCCTGGCGAAAACCATTCTTTGTAAGAACGGGGTTACCGAGCCTTGCGGCATGTGTCATAGCTGCCAATTGTTTGATGCTGACACGCACCCAGACTTTCACTGGTTGAAACCAGAATCTGAAGGCAAACAACTGGGTGTCGATGCGGTTCGTGCAGGCAATCAATACGCGTGGGAAACCTCTCAACTAGGAGGCCAACGCGTTATTTTGATTCAAAATGCGGACCGGATGGGTGAAGCGGCTGCCAACGCTCTGCTGAAAACGCTCGAAGAGCCACCATCACACTGTCACTTCATTCTCCTATCACAATCGATGGACACCATGTTACCGACGGTTGTCAGCCGCTGTAACAAGTGGAAACCCAAGCTGCCGGAAGAAACAGTGGTGAAGCGATGGGTTGAAGGCGAGTTGTTTGAGTCTGTTCCTCTGCAAGTGCTGCGTATTAACCGCGGGGCACCGTTAGCGGCAAAAGCGTTTATTGAAGATGGCAGTGTTGGTAAACACAAAGCATTAGTTGATGCGTTTGCTGATTTTGTGAGTAAGAAGCAGGGACTTTTTTCTGTCACTGACCTTATCGTCAAGGCGCAACAGGAAGGACTGCAATGGCTGAGCTTCTTGATGCTGGATATTATCAAGGTTCAGCAAGGCTCAGAGGAAGCGATTGTCCACTGTGATGATATGAAAACTGTCCAGAACTTAGCGTCGGCCTTACCACAGGCAAAAGTCATGTCACAACTGATGGCCTTGAACCGTTTGAAAGCGGAGCTTTCAAAGCATACCGGCCTCAACAGTGAGCTCCTTATCAGCCGCTGGCTGTCGGAATTTACAGCCTCCTAA
- the pabC gene encoding aminodeoxychorismate lyase, giving the protein MILINGQQVDTVAFSDRAFQYGDGVFSTVLVKNGQACDWCRHKARLEQNVSALHIEGVDWSLVYQWVDTVADSLKGTERAILKVIVSRGSGGRGYSAAGCNKPTVTVSSHPFPTQYLSWRETGISLSLLEQRIGQSPLAGLKHLNRLEQVMLKREVENCGTEDGVACDMNGHVIETSASNIFWRIDQALYTPLLTTSGVAGTMRAQVISVAQALGYATKEVLETPDSLLKADEIFITNAVMGVVPVHCLEGKNYRDFDASSAIALRLDV; this is encoded by the coding sequence ATGATCCTCATAAATGGACAGCAAGTAGATACCGTAGCTTTCAGTGACCGGGCATTTCAGTACGGTGATGGTGTCTTCAGCACTGTCTTGGTGAAAAATGGTCAGGCTTGTGACTGGTGTCGACATAAAGCGCGCCTAGAGCAAAACGTTTCTGCGCTGCACATTGAAGGTGTGGATTGGTCATTGGTATATCAGTGGGTCGACACTGTTGCTGATTCACTTAAAGGTACTGAAAGGGCAATACTGAAAGTCATTGTGTCCAGAGGCTCTGGCGGTCGTGGTTATAGCGCGGCGGGTTGCAACAAGCCAACTGTGACGGTTTCATCTCATCCATTTCCAACACAGTATCTGTCCTGGCGGGAAACGGGCATTTCACTGTCTCTGTTGGAACAGCGTATTGGCCAATCTCCTTTAGCTGGTCTCAAACACCTTAACCGTCTAGAGCAAGTCATGCTCAAGCGAGAGGTCGAAAACTGTGGTACAGAGGATGGTGTTGCCTGTGACATGAACGGACATGTCATTGAAACCTCTGCCTCAAACATTTTTTGGCGAATTGACCAAGCCTTGTACACACCTTTACTTACTACTTCCGGTGTTGCTGGTACTATGCGGGCTCAGGTTATCTCAGTGGCCCAAGCGCTGGGTTACGCCACCAAGGAAGTGTTGGAAACGCCTGACAGTTTGCTGAAAGCAGACGAGATATTCATAACAAATGCAGTAATGGGTGTCGTGCCTGTTCACTGTCTTGAAGGGAAAAACTACCGCGACTTCGATGCTTCTAGCGCGATCGCCTTAAGGTTGGATGTGTGA
- a CDS encoding beta-ketoacyl-ACP synthase III yields MYSKILGTGSYLPEQIRTNADLEKMVDTSDEWITARTGIKERRIASEQETVATMGYHAACQAIDMAGIDKQDIDLIIVATTSGESAFPAAACDVQAMLEISGCPAFDIAAACSGFVYALSVADQYVKSGMARNALVIGADRLSHLCDPEDRSTIILFGDGAGAAVIGASEEPGIISTHLRADGKFGDLLKVKFPQRAKAGSPVEADSWLHMAGNDVFKVAVTQLANIVAETLDENQMDKSEIDWLVPHQANYRIIKATAKKLAMSMDQVVITLDKHGNTSAASVPTALDEAVRDGRIQRGQTILLEAFGGGFAWGSALIKY; encoded by the coding sequence ATGTACAGTAAGATTCTAGGCACAGGCAGTTATCTGCCTGAGCAAATCCGCACAAATGCGGATCTCGAAAAAATGGTTGATACCAGTGATGAGTGGATCACCGCGCGCACTGGTATTAAAGAACGTCGTATCGCCAGTGAGCAAGAAACCGTTGCCACTATGGGCTATCACGCTGCATGTCAGGCTATCGACATGGCAGGGATTGATAAGCAAGACATCGACCTGATTATTGTTGCTACAACAAGTGGCGAGAGCGCATTTCCCGCAGCGGCGTGTGATGTGCAGGCCATGCTGGAAATCAGCGGTTGTCCTGCTTTTGACATTGCAGCAGCGTGTTCAGGCTTTGTTTATGCGCTGAGTGTGGCTGATCAATATGTGAAGTCAGGCATGGCGCGTAATGCTCTGGTGATCGGCGCTGATCGTCTGTCTCATCTCTGTGATCCAGAAGACCGCTCAACCATCATTCTTTTTGGTGACGGTGCCGGCGCGGCGGTAATTGGTGCCAGCGAAGAGCCAGGCATCATTTCAACGCACCTGCGTGCAGATGGAAAGTTCGGCGACTTGTTGAAAGTCAAATTCCCTCAACGTGCGAAAGCGGGTAGCCCAGTTGAAGCAGATTCATGGCTTCATATGGCAGGCAACGACGTGTTCAAAGTTGCTGTAACGCAGCTGGCCAACATCGTTGCTGAAACGCTGGACGAGAATCAAATGGACAAGTCAGAAATTGACTGGTTGGTTCCTCATCAAGCGAACTACCGCATCATCAAGGCAACCGCGAAGAAACTCGCGATGTCGATGGACCAAGTTGTGATTACGCTTGACAAGCATGGCAACACGTCGGCCGCCTCCGTTCCAACTGCACTTGATGAAGCAGTTCGCGACGGACGCATTCAACGCGGCCAAACGATTTTGCTTGAAGCCTTCGGCGGTGGTTTCGCCTGGGGTTCAGCTTTGATCAAATATTGA
- a CDS encoding TatD family hydrolase, translating into MLVDSHCHLDKLNYEDLHADVGAVVENAKQRGVDYLLSVGVTLKSFPKMMELIRPFDNVFASCGVHPLDIEEGFDYDTLKALASDDRVVAIGETGLDYHYQPELSEKQKDAFRQHVRLAVELNKPLIIHTRMAREDTLQILREENAQKVGGVLHCFTESYEMAEAAIELGFYISISGIVTFNKASELKDVVRRLPLERLLVETDSPYLAPVPFRGKENQPAYVREVAEYVGLLKGVSGDEVAKVTTENFFKLFSQAKQ; encoded by the coding sequence GTGCTAGTCGACTCGCATTGTCACCTCGACAAACTCAACTACGAAGATTTACACGCTGATGTAGGCGCAGTGGTAGAAAACGCCAAACAGCGCGGCGTAGATTATCTGCTGTCTGTGGGTGTGACGCTGAAAAGTTTCCCAAAAATGATGGAGTTGATTCGCCCGTTCGATAATGTGTTCGCGTCATGTGGTGTTCATCCGCTGGATATCGAAGAAGGTTTTGATTACGACACACTGAAAGCACTGGCTTCAGATGATCGTGTGGTCGCGATTGGTGAAACAGGCCTGGACTATCACTACCAGCCGGAACTGTCTGAAAAGCAGAAAGACGCTTTCCGTCAGCACGTTCGTTTGGCAGTGGAGTTGAACAAACCTCTGATTATCCATACCCGTATGGCACGTGAAGACACGCTGCAAATTCTCCGTGAAGAAAATGCGCAGAAAGTCGGTGGTGTTCTCCATTGCTTCACCGAAAGCTACGAAATGGCAGAAGCAGCGATTGAGCTGGGCTTCTACATTTCTATTTCTGGCATTGTTACCTTCAACAAAGCCTCTGAACTGAAAGACGTGGTGCGTCGCCTGCCGTTGGAAAGACTGCTGGTAGAAACGGACTCGCCTTATCTGGCACCAGTTCCATTCCGTGGCAAGGAAAACCAGCCTGCGTATGTGCGTGAAGTCGCTGAATATGTGGGACTGCTGAAAGGCGTATCTGGCGATGAAGTAGCCAAGGTCACCACAGAGAACTTCTTCAAGCTGTTTTCTCAGGCGAAACAGTGA
- the fabF gene encoding beta-ketoacyl-ACP synthase II produces MSKRRVVVTGMGMLSPVGNTVESSWKALLAGQSGIQSITHFDTTDFATKFAGLVNDFNSEDYISKKDAKKMDLFIQYGIAASVQALKDSGLEITEQNADRIGVAIGSGIGGLGLIETNHRAYVEKGPRKISPFFVPSTIVNMIAGHVSINYGLRGPNIAISTACTTGLHNIGHAARMIAYGDADAMVAGGAEKASTELGIGGFAAAKALSTRNDDPQAASRPWDKDRDGFVLGDGAGMMILEEYEHAKARGAKIYCELVGFGMSGDAYHMTSPSADGSGGALAMTAAIRDAGISPEEVGYVNAHGTSTPAGDVAETKGIRLALGAAADKALVSSTKSMTGHLLGAAGSVEAIITAMSLVDQAVPPTINLDNVDEGCDLDYVPHEARQVKMDYALCNSFGFGGTNGSLIFKKI; encoded by the coding sequence GTGTCTAAGCGTCGTGTTGTTGTCACTGGCATGGGGATGTTATCGCCTGTAGGTAACACCGTTGAATCATCTTGGAAAGCGCTGCTGGCTGGCCAGAGCGGTATCCAGAGTATCACTCACTTCGATACCACCGATTTCGCAACCAAGTTTGCTGGTCTGGTTAATGATTTCAACAGTGAAGATTACATCTCTAAGAAAGATGCCAAAAAAATGGACCTGTTCATCCAGTACGGCATCGCAGCAAGTGTGCAAGCACTTAAAGATTCTGGTCTGGAGATCACAGAACAAAATGCAGACCGAATTGGTGTAGCCATCGGCTCTGGTATTGGTGGTCTTGGTCTGATTGAGACTAACCACCGTGCGTATGTCGAAAAAGGCCCACGCAAAATCAGCCCATTTTTTGTACCGTCGACCATTGTAAATATGATCGCCGGTCACGTTTCTATTAATTACGGTCTTCGCGGTCCAAACATCGCGATCTCGACCGCATGTACCACTGGTCTGCACAACATTGGCCACGCAGCTCGTATGATTGCATACGGCGATGCTGACGCAATGGTTGCAGGTGGTGCAGAAAAAGCATCGACTGAACTGGGTATTGGCGGCTTCGCGGCAGCGAAAGCACTGTCTACCCGTAATGATGACCCACAAGCAGCATCACGTCCTTGGGATAAAGATCGCGACGGTTTTGTTCTGGGTGACGGCGCAGGCATGATGATTCTCGAAGAATACGAGCATGCTAAAGCACGTGGCGCGAAAATTTACTGTGAGCTGGTTGGCTTCGGTATGAGTGGCGACGCTTACCACATGACTTCGCCAAGTGCGGACGGTTCAGGTGGCGCACTGGCGATGACCGCCGCTATCCGTGACGCGGGCATCTCTCCAGAAGAAGTTGGCTATGTTAACGCCCACGGCACATCAACGCCTGCTGGTGACGTTGCTGAAACCAAAGGTATTCGTTTGGCGCTTGGCGCTGCTGCGGATAAGGCGTTGGTATCTTCTACAAAGTCTATGACGGGTCACCTTCTGGGTGCCGCAGGTTCAGTTGAAGCGATCATTACTGCAATGTCTCTGGTTGACCAAGCAGTGCCGCCTACAATCAACTTGGACAACGTAGACGAAGGCTGTGACCTTGACTACGTTCCGCATGAAGCACGTCAAGTGAAGATGGATTACGCGCTGTGTAACTCATTTGGCTTCGGTGGCACCAACGGTTCACTTATCTTCAAGAAAATCTAA
- the acpP gene encoding acyl carrier protein: protein MSNIEERVKKIIVEQLGVDEAEVKNEASFVDDLGADSLDTVELVMALEEEFDTEIPDEEAEKITTVQAAIDYVVGASE, encoded by the coding sequence ATGAGCAACATCGAAGAACGCGTAAAAAAAATCATCGTTGAGCAACTGGGCGTAGACGAAGCAGAAGTTAAAAACGAAGCATCTTTCGTTGACGATCTGGGCGCAGACTCACTGGATACCGTTGAGCTGGTAATGGCTCTGGAAGAAGAATTCGATACCGAGATTCCAGACGAGGAAGCAGAGAAGATTACTACCGTTCAGGCAGCGATTGATTACGTTGTTGGCGCGTCTGAGTAA
- the fabG gene encoding 3-oxoacyl-ACP reductase FabG yields MNLNGKIALVTGASRGIGRAIAELLVERGATVVGTATSESGASAISEYLGENGKGYALNVTSAESIEAVLKAIKEEFGDIDILVNNAGITRDNLLMRMKDDEWQDIMDTNLTSIFRMSKAVLRAMMKKRNGRIINVGSVVGTMGNAGQANYSAAKAGVVGFTKSMAREVASRGITVNTVAPGFIETDMTKALNDDQRAATLAQVPAGRLGDPREIAATVAFLASEDAAYITGETLHVNGGMYMI; encoded by the coding sequence ATGAACCTGAACGGTAAAATTGCTCTTGTAACAGGTGCGAGCCGCGGAATTGGCCGTGCAATTGCTGAACTTCTGGTTGAGCGTGGAGCAACTGTTGTAGGTACTGCAACTTCTGAGAGCGGTGCCTCAGCAATTAGTGAATATCTGGGTGAAAATGGCAAAGGTTACGCACTAAATGTAACCTCTGCTGAGTCCATTGAGGCAGTACTGAAAGCAATCAAAGAAGAGTTTGGTGACATTGATATTCTGGTAAATAACGCAGGTATCACTCGCGACAACCTTCTGATGCGAATGAAAGACGACGAGTGGCAGGACATTATGGACACCAACCTGACGTCTATCTTCCGCATGTCTAAAGCAGTACTGCGTGCGATGATGAAAAAGCGTAACGGTCGCATCATCAACGTAGGCTCAGTGGTTGGCACCATGGGTAACGCCGGTCAGGCAAACTACTCTGCGGCGAAAGCGGGAGTTGTGGGCTTCACCAAATCTATGGCACGTGAAGTTGCATCACGTGGTATTACTGTAAATACTGTTGCCCCAGGTTTCATCGAAACCGATATGACAAAAGCGCTGAATGATGATCAGCGTGCAGCGACATTGGCTCAGGTACCTGCTGGTCGTCTGGGTGATCCACGTGAAATTGCGGCAACGGTCGCATTCCTTGCATCAGAAGATGCAGCTTATATCACGGGTGAAACACTGCATGTCAACGGCGGCATGTACATGATTTAA
- the tmk gene encoding dTMP kinase yields the protein MSNGKFIVVEGLEGAGKTTAIRNVIETLKTQGISDIETTREPGGTPLAEQMRALVKEGHPDEPLTDMAELLLLYAARIQLVDNVIRPALARGACVVGDRHDMSSQAYQGGGRGFDLDLMQNLRDTVLGDFRPDFTLYLDLDPEIGLQRAKARGELDRIEKMKLDFFHRTRARYLELAESDDSVVIIDASQDIDAVSADIRKALENWLNHAG from the coding sequence ATGAGTAACGGAAAATTTATCGTCGTTGAAGGTCTTGAAGGCGCGGGTAAAACCACAGCAATCCGCAACGTTATCGAGACACTGAAAACCCAAGGTATTTCAGACATTGAAACCACCCGCGAGCCAGGTGGAACGCCACTCGCAGAGCAAATGCGTGCATTGGTAAAAGAAGGGCACCCTGATGAGCCTTTAACAGACATGGCGGAGCTGTTGCTGCTCTATGCGGCACGCATTCAATTGGTCGATAACGTCATCAGGCCCGCACTTGCTAGAGGCGCTTGCGTGGTGGGCGATCGCCATGACATGTCATCACAAGCATATCAAGGCGGTGGTCGCGGCTTTGATCTGGATCTGATGCAGAACCTGCGCGACACCGTGTTGGGTGACTTTCGTCCTGATTTTACGCTGTATCTTGACCTTGACCCTGAAATTGGCCTTCAGCGCGCGAAAGCACGTGGCGAATTGGATCGGATTGAAAAGATGAAGCTGGATTTCTTCCATCGTACCCGTGCTCGTTACCTTGAGCTGGCAGAGTCTGATGACAGCGTTGTGATTATCGATGCTTCGCAGGACATTGACGCGGTATCGGCAGATATTCGCAAGGCACTGGAGAACTGGCTGAATCATGCAGGCTAA